A window of the Aquimarina spinulae genome harbors these coding sequences:
- a CDS encoding helix-turn-helix domain-containing protein, which translates to MELIYYYPIMVLLAVILYYLSLRIVIHTQFLFVNKETPSRKTFILEEQASKHLLDKLTLFMNEEKPFLDGDVSLITLANSLDVNPKVLSFVINEHSNKNFNDYINDWRVEEVKKRLNDKAYKHYKMLSIAFDCGFNSKSTFNLAFKKATGLSPSQYKNSNTY; encoded by the coding sequence ATGGAACTCATATATTATTATCCAATAATGGTGCTATTAGCAGTGATTCTTTATTATTTGAGTTTACGAATTGTTATCCATACACAATTTTTATTTGTCAATAAGGAAACTCCATCAAGGAAAACTTTTATTCTAGAAGAGCAAGCAAGCAAACATTTATTAGATAAGTTAACTCTTTTTATGAATGAGGAAAAACCTTTTTTAGATGGTGATGTTTCTCTAATCACTCTTGCGAATTCACTAGATGTAAACCCAAAAGTCCTATCTTTTGTTATCAATGAACATAGCAATAAGAATTTTAATGATTATATTAATGATTGGAGAGTTGAAGAAGTAAAGAAAAGATTAAATGACAAAGCGTATAAGCATTATAAAATGTTAAGTATTGCTTTTGATTGTGGGTTTAATTCTAAATCAACTTTTAATCTGGCATTCAAAAAAGCTACCGGATTATCTCCATCACAGTATAAAAACTCTAATACCTACTAA
- a CDS encoding DinB family protein has translation MKIASKELLLDLVERTRKNINEAEKYNQLPIEKLNWRNTPESWSILECLEHLNLYGDYYLPEIENRMITSKRKNAPVFKSGLLGNYFAKMMLPREKLNTMKTFKDKNPINNDLDKKCIDRFIAQQHKTLALLDIAGSKDLGKIKTSISISKWIKLKLGDTFRVLIYHNQRHIAQCNKIVNSYS, from the coding sequence ATGAAGATAGCATCAAAAGAATTACTACTGGATTTGGTAGAAAGAACACGAAAAAATATAAATGAAGCAGAAAAATATAATCAGTTGCCTATAGAAAAACTCAATTGGAGAAATACACCAGAGAGTTGGAGTATTTTAGAATGTCTGGAACACTTAAATTTATATGGGGACTATTATCTTCCTGAGATTGAAAATAGAATGATAACATCGAAAAGAAAAAATGCGCCTGTTTTTAAATCAGGTCTTTTGGGGAATTACTTTGCAAAAATGATGCTTCCGAGAGAAAAATTGAATACCATGAAAACATTCAAAGATAAAAATCCGATTAACAATGATCTGGATAAAAAATGTATTGACCGATTTATAGCACAACAACACAAGACATTAGCATTATTAGACATTGCAGGAAGTAAAGATCTAGGTAAGATTAAAACATCGATCAGTATTTCTAAATGGATAAAATTAAAACTGGGAGATACGTTTAGAGTACTTATTTATCATAATCAAAGGCATATTGCACAATGTAATAAAATAGTGAATAGCTACTCATAA
- a CDS encoding YbhB/YbcL family Raf kinase inhibitor-like protein, whose product MKKSIFILGILLTISTSSFAQNTFTLTSNSIGGEATINEEFNGFGCTGNNESPQLSWKNAPKDTKSFAITMYDPDAPTGSGWWHWVVFDIPANIKELVSNTGNMKLNLTPKEAIQSITDFGVSGYGGPCPPEEHGIHQYIITVHALKTDKLGLNENTNPAVVGYYLWNNTIAKASIVMYYQRTKE is encoded by the coding sequence ATGAAAAAATCAATTTTTATTTTAGGCATACTACTAACCATATCAACCTCTTCATTTGCACAAAATACGTTTACATTAACGAGCAATTCTATAGGTGGAGAAGCTACTATTAATGAAGAATTTAACGGATTTGGTTGTACCGGAAACAATGAATCTCCTCAACTTTCATGGAAGAATGCGCCAAAAGACACGAAAAGTTTTGCAATAACTATGTATGATCCAGATGCGCCAACTGGCAGCGGATGGTGGCATTGGGTGGTATTTGATATCCCTGCAAATATTAAAGAATTAGTATCAAATACGGGTAATATGAAATTAAATTTAACTCCAAAAGAAGCAATTCAAAGTATCACAGATTTTGGAGTAAGTGGATATGGAGGACCTTGTCCTCCCGAAGAGCACGGGATACATCAATATATCATTACCGTTCATGCTTTAAAAACCGATAAACTTGGGCTTAATGAAAACACAAACCCTGCAGTTGTAGGGTATTACCTTTGGAACAATACTATAGCTAAAGCAAGTATAGTGATGTACTATCAAAGAACCAAAGAGTAA
- a CDS encoding DUF4440 domain-containing protein: MNLKRLKTLSRTIICIMQLTCFLSLAQTNTDHLKTINTSLFDEILKMDSLLFSAYNNVEIDKYKALISEDIEFFHDKNGLINSKERIIESLKKIAKAKKNTHYTITRKLVKNTLEVHEIPGFGVLETGLHQFFETNEGNKTSITQAKFIHLWKKQNANWVITKVFSYNHQPVKKKVNPDQKAISLTHKQMDTYMGDYQFAPKFVLTIIREGHKLFGLAQGDKIEIIPYDIHKFLIARDNSKLEFLIDDNDGVVGIEMQTKKGVMKAKKIITNK, translated from the coding sequence ATGAATTTAAAAAGATTAAAAACACTTAGTAGAACAATCATTTGTATAATGCAATTAACCTGTTTTTTAAGTTTAGCCCAAACGAATACAGATCACTTAAAAACTATAAATACTAGTCTATTTGATGAAATTCTAAAAATGGACTCTTTGCTTTTTTCGGCTTATAATAACGTAGAAATCGATAAGTATAAGGCTTTGATAAGTGAAGATATAGAATTTTTTCATGATAAAAATGGATTGATCAATTCAAAAGAAAGAATCATAGAAAGCTTAAAAAAAATAGCGAAAGCAAAAAAGAACACACATTATACTATAACACGGAAACTAGTAAAAAATACTTTAGAAGTCCACGAGATTCCTGGGTTTGGCGTTTTGGAAACAGGATTACATCAATTTTTTGAAACAAACGAAGGTAACAAAACATCAATCACACAGGCAAAATTTATACACCTTTGGAAAAAACAGAACGCAAATTGGGTCATTACTAAAGTTTTTAGCTACAATCATCAACCTGTAAAGAAAAAAGTAAATCCAGATCAGAAAGCCATTTCCTTAACACATAAACAAATGGATACATATATGGGTGATTATCAATTTGCGCCTAAATTTGTACTTACCATAATACGAGAAGGACACAAATTGTTTGGTTTGGCTCAAGGCGATAAAATTGAAATCATACCATATGATATTCACAAGTTTTTAATTGCAAGAGATAATTCAAAACTTGAATTTCTTATCGATGATAATGATGGTGTAGTAGGTATTGAGATGCAAACAAAAAAAGGAGTAATGAAAGCAAAAAAAATAATAACTAACAAATAA
- a CDS encoding Crp/Fnr family transcriptional regulator, with protein MNPISTLLEEINSQNLWDKELKLDRNEYLKVKGSIDTNAYLVVDGSLRIFVIDEFEEHTIRFGYKNNFIAALDSFINEKPSDFYIQALKKTTLKMIKKANLMNFIWSSAEHTKTWYLIFENFVLQQIERERDILTTSPVERYNRVLKRSPQLFQEIPNKYIASYLRMTPETLSRIKKS; from the coding sequence ATGAACCCAATTTCAACCCTATTAGAAGAGATAAACAGTCAAAATTTATGGGATAAAGAACTGAAACTGGATAGAAATGAATATTTAAAAGTAAAAGGAAGTATCGATACAAATGCGTACCTGGTTGTAGACGGTAGTTTAAGAATTTTTGTGATAGACGAGTTTGAAGAACATACTATTCGATTTGGATATAAAAATAATTTTATTGCAGCTCTCGATTCATTTATAAACGAAAAACCATCCGATTTTTATATTCAAGCCCTGAAGAAAACGACTTTAAAGATGATTAAAAAAGCAAATCTTATGAACTTTATATGGTCTTCTGCAGAGCACACTAAAACGTGGTATCTGATTTTCGAAAATTTTGTTTTGCAACAAATAGAAAGAGAAAGAGATATTTTAACCACTTCTCCTGTAGAAAGGTATAATAGGGTTTTAAAACGTAGCCCTCAGCTATTTCAGGAAATACCCAATAAATATATTGCATCCTACCTGCGAATGACTCCCGAAACACTTTCGAGAATCAAAAAATCTTAA
- a CDS encoding RNA polymerase sigma factor has product MDDFYIDKILSGDKQAFRYFVREYKDIAYNLAISIVKNTHNAEDVVQESFIKAFKNLRYFKKNAQFSSWFYRIVVNEAFMYLRKNKIDFGKIDDQIAELAIEETKENQQWELTQKSIHRLNPNEALVLNLFYLEEKKIKEISNITGWSISNVKVILHRARKNIRKLLNKSL; this is encoded by the coding sequence GTGGATGATTTTTATATTGATAAAATCCTTAGTGGGGATAAACAGGCTTTCCGGTATTTCGTAAGAGAATATAAGGATATTGCTTATAACCTTGCCATCTCAATTGTAAAAAATACCCATAATGCAGAAGATGTAGTTCAAGAGTCTTTTATTAAAGCATTTAAGAACTTGCGTTATTTTAAAAAAAACGCCCAATTTTCATCGTGGTTTTATAGAATTGTAGTAAATGAGGCTTTTATGTATTTAAGAAAAAATAAAATTGATTTTGGCAAAATAGATGATCAGATAGCCGAATTAGCTATAGAGGAAACTAAAGAAAACCAACAATGGGAATTAACACAAAAGTCTATACATCGTTTAAACCCGAACGAAGCTTTAGTTTTGAATTTATTTTATTTAGAAGAAAAGAAAATAAAAGAAATTTCAAACATTACAGGTTGGTCAATATCAAATGTTAAAGTAATATTACATCGTGCAAGAAAAAACATACGAAAACTGTTAAATAAAAGTTTATGA
- a CDS encoding type II CAAX prenyl endopeptidase Rce1 family protein: MKTLTHWRYFFQFLKKPNYLKQTKGIKNKSILAFNSLLLEIVLILPLLIIYGLYTYYTGNINESLTENIETLYNPFVLYAMVAIFEELSFRGFLTKFNPILFSTSVAGILSLYYKKIVFSNMFFEPDGLKETAILFLVLFFLVYLIGTKYKKELTVFWNKNFGYIVYISAFIFAFAHFFNSKGLELGYLKTIIFQLIGAFIMSFVRVRAGILYAIIIHFVWDIFL; encoded by the coding sequence ATGAAAACACTAACCCATTGGAGGTATTTTTTTCAATTTTTGAAAAAACCTAATTATTTAAAACAAACTAAAGGAATAAAAAACAAGTCTATTTTGGCATTTAATTCACTATTGTTAGAAATAGTGTTAATTCTTCCTTTACTCATAATATATGGTTTATATACTTATTATACCGGAAATATTAATGAAAGCCTTACAGAAAATATCGAAACATTATATAACCCATTTGTTTTGTATGCTATGGTAGCGATTTTTGAAGAACTTTCTTTTAGAGGTTTTTTGACAAAATTTAACCCCATATTGTTTTCTACATCGGTTGCAGGAATACTATCCCTTTATTACAAAAAAATAGTGTTTAGTAACATGTTCTTTGAACCTGATGGACTAAAAGAGACAGCTATACTATTTTTAGTATTGTTTTTTTTGGTTTATTTAATTGGCACAAAATATAAAAAGGAATTGACTGTATTTTGGAATAAAAATTTTGGGTATATCGTATATATTAGCGCTTTTATCTTTGCTTTTGCTCACTTTTTTAACTCTAAAGGATTAGAGTTAGGATATCTAAAAACTATTATTTTTCAACTCATAGGAGCTTTTATTATGAGTTTCGTTAGAGTCAGAGCAGGAATACTTTATGCTATTATAATTCATTTTGTTTGGGATATTTTTTTATAA
- a CDS encoding DUF1801 domain-containing protein encodes MKAIDNFYFDKEEPIKSCLLVLKTIITDYNSEFESRWYYRLPCFMYKNQIFCYLWVDKKTQFPYIAIGKGVKINHPDLIQEKRTFTKLLMIDPNKDIPIEKIHSIFDMAMELYNEK; translated from the coding sequence ATGAAGGCAATAGATAATTTTTACTTTGATAAAGAAGAACCAATTAAAAGTTGCCTTTTGGTTTTAAAAACTATAATAACTGATTATAATTCTGAGTTTGAATCGAGATGGTATTACCGTTTACCTTGTTTTATGTATAAAAATCAAATTTTTTGTTATCTATGGGTGGATAAGAAAACACAATTTCCTTACATAGCAATTGGAAAAGGTGTAAAAATTAACCATCCAGATTTAATTCAGGAGAAAAGGACGTTTACAAAGTTATTAATGATTGATCCAAATAAAGATATTCCAATAGAAAAAATACATAGCATATTTGATATGGCAATGGAACTTTATAATGAAAAATAA
- a CDS encoding amidohydrolase family protein: MDLSRTIIFSILLISIGCKNDNPTFDVDNGLYIDNVIIISANKNGILKKYIGNVLIDNETILFCGKQKPNVKGVYTKIDGTGKYLTPGLIDSHVHLSSIAGMNYKHVRALPELANSYYEQLPNSYLYFGYTTLIDPNNYNPRIIKQIKDKEIKPDIYTCGEQVKVMNDFMMAEDNPKDRYKFYPNFLHDKYNKNVSIPDTININDHSVKKVVFDIVNKQDGICMKTIYEDGFGGTEEMLWDLPTLDIMKDLVHQAKSENIPVLLHANSFSAQKFGSEANVDIIAHGMWHWGLLEEYLNVSKLPETHKELLSTIADKKIGYQPTFRVIAGQKDVFNSNFIKDSNLKNVLPPNLLKWLKTDEGLWQKKRIITYGGDYFDSETPDREIAGMMQLVLDKINITTNYLSGKNGNLLFGSDTPAMNNHANPPGYNGFLEMKHWVEAGISLEKIFMAATFNNANAFHINDKYGTIEKGKTANLLLLNQDPLNNISAYNAIHSVIVHGKKYARNTLSARVSD; the protein is encoded by the coding sequence ATGGACCTATCAAGAACAATCATTTTTAGCATATTACTAATTAGTATAGGATGTAAAAATGATAACCCTACCTTCGATGTAGATAACGGATTATATATAGATAATGTTATTATAATATCTGCAAACAAAAACGGTATACTAAAAAAGTATATAGGAAATGTGTTGATCGATAATGAGACTATTCTTTTTTGCGGAAAGCAGAAACCAAATGTAAAAGGCGTTTATACAAAAATTGATGGAACCGGAAAGTACTTAACTCCTGGTTTAATAGATTCACATGTACATTTGAGCTCTATTGCAGGGATGAATTACAAACATGTAAGAGCCCTGCCAGAATTGGCAAATAGCTATTATGAGCAGCTTCCAAATAGTTATTTATATTTTGGTTACACTACGTTAATTGATCCTAATAACTATAATCCTAGAATTATAAAACAAATCAAGGATAAGGAGATTAAACCCGACATTTATACATGTGGCGAACAAGTAAAAGTGATGAATGATTTTATGATGGCCGAGGATAATCCAAAAGATCGATATAAATTCTATCCAAACTTTTTACATGATAAATACAACAAAAATGTTAGCATACCAGATACAATAAATATCAATGATCACTCTGTAAAAAAAGTAGTTTTTGATATCGTTAATAAGCAAGATGGTATATGTATGAAAACTATTTATGAAGATGGATTTGGTGGTACCGAAGAGATGCTTTGGGACTTACCTACATTAGATATTATGAAAGATTTGGTACATCAGGCAAAAAGTGAAAACATTCCTGTATTGCTACACGCAAACTCATTTTCTGCGCAAAAATTCGGATCAGAAGCTAATGTAGATATTATTGCTCACGGAATGTGGCATTGGGGATTATTAGAAGAGTATTTAAATGTGAGTAAACTTCCAGAAACTCATAAAGAATTATTATCGACTATTGCTGATAAAAAGATTGGGTATCAGCCAACTTTTAGAGTAATTGCTGGGCAAAAAGATGTCTTTAATTCTAATTTCATAAAAGATTCAAATTTAAAAAATGTATTGCCTCCTAATCTACTGAAATGGTTAAAAACCGATGAAGGATTATGGCAAAAAAAGAGAATTATAACCTATGGTGGAGATTATTTTGACTCAGAGACCCCAGATAGAGAAATAGCTGGTATGATGCAGTTAGTTTTAGATAAAATTAATATTACTACTAATTATCTATCTGGTAAGAATGGTAATTTGTTATTTGGATCCGATACACCTGCTATGAACAATCACGCAAATCCTCCTGGATACAATGGTTTTTTGGAGATGAAACATTGGGTCGAAGCAGGAATTTCATTAGAAAAGATATTTATGGCTGCTACATTTAATAACGCAAATGCTTTTCATATAAATGACAAATATGGGACTATCGAAAAAGGTAAAACAGCAAATTTATTGTTATTGAATCAAGATCCACTAAATAATATATCGGCGTATAATGCTATACATTCGGTTATTGTGCATGGCAAAAAATATGCGAGAAATACACTTTCTGCAAGGGTGAGTGATTAA
- a CDS encoding helix-turn-helix domain-containing protein translates to MKTVTLPIELTLDKHMFTSLYYYQSTKELAKQQIKLTKNVFSFLIDGQKEVFTNNSSFLIENSSFLLMKSGHCLMTEKLSSIHKNYKSVLLFFSNEEILQFIQKFDIKTSNSSVPQSAYSFQYDQFIKNYVNSLVDISRLSPSIQKKMIRTKFEEIMIYLVETNGTGFINSMMTHQSNSFQNFLSVVENNKLRKMTLKELAFLSNMSVSTFKREFEKHFHQSPSKWFLDKRLEHSAFMLKNNAKRPSEIYQEIGYENLSNFIYAFKTKFGVTPKQYQLD, encoded by the coding sequence ATGAAAACAGTGACACTTCCTATTGAGTTAACCCTTGATAAACATATGTTTACCAGTTTATACTATTATCAATCAACGAAAGAGCTTGCTAAGCAACAAATCAAACTCACAAAAAATGTCTTTAGTTTTTTGATTGATGGCCAAAAGGAGGTTTTTACAAATAATTCATCTTTCTTAATTGAGAATTCTAGTTTTCTATTAATGAAATCAGGACATTGTTTAATGACAGAAAAACTCTCATCAATACATAAAAATTATAAAAGTGTATTGTTGTTTTTCTCGAATGAAGAAATACTACAATTCATTCAGAAATTCGATATCAAAACGTCTAATAGTAGTGTGCCACAATCAGCATACTCATTTCAATATGATCAATTTATAAAAAACTACGTAAATAGTTTAGTTGATATTTCGAGACTGTCGCCGAGTATTCAAAAAAAGATGATTCGGACAAAATTTGAGGAGATCATGATCTATTTAGTAGAAACTAATGGGACAGGTTTTATAAATTCAATGATGACTCATCAAAGCAACTCCTTTCAAAATTTCCTTAGTGTGGTCGAAAATAATAAACTAAGAAAAATGACATTAAAAGAGTTGGCCTTTTTATCAAATATGAGTGTATCCACATTTAAACGAGAATTTGAAAAACACTTTCATCAATCACCCAGTAAATGGTTTTTAGATAAGAGGTTAGAACACTCGGCTTTTATGTTAAAGAATAATGCTAAGCGACCATCAGAAATCTATCAGGAAATTGGTTATGAAAACCTTTCAAATTTTATATATGCATTTAAAACAAAATTTGGTGTTACCCCAAAACAGTATCAACTAGATTGA
- a CDS encoding winged helix-turn-helix transcriptional regulator, translated as MGTYTRKTPLKIDCPMERTLHVISGKWKLALLCELNRGSCRLKDLEKYNPEASKRALTKQLGELVEDGIIQKKDYEVYPKKVEYSLTERGKELISVLEVLDKFGKQL; from the coding sequence ATGGGAACCTACACTAGAAAAACACCGTTAAAAATTGATTGCCCGATGGAGAGAACATTACATGTTATTTCCGGAAAATGGAAACTCGCACTATTATGCGAACTTAATAGAGGAAGTTGTAGGCTTAAAGATTTAGAAAAATACAATCCCGAAGCTTCTAAAAGAGCTTTAACCAAACAGTTGGGTGAATTGGTAGAGGATGGGATCATTCAAAAAAAAGATTATGAAGTATATCCCAAAAAAGTAGAATACTCTTTAACAGAAAGAGGAAAAGAACTTATTTCTGTATTAGAAGTCCTTGATAAATTTGGTAAACAATTATAA
- a CDS encoding GlsB/YeaQ/YmgE family stress response membrane protein: MEIIVTIIIGAVAGWLGGTIYKGGGLGLIGNIIVGIVGSYVGYWLLGRLGISLGTGWIGAILTGAIGAIIILFLLNLIFKKR, encoded by the coding sequence ATGGAAATAATTGTAACCATTATTATTGGAGCAGTAGCAGGTTGGCTAGGAGGTACCATTTATAAAGGTGGTGGCTTAGGTCTCATCGGAAATATTATAGTTGGAATCGTCGGTAGTTACGTAGGATACTGGCTTTTGGGAAGATTGGGAATTAGCCTGGGTACCGGTTGGATCGGTGCAATACTTACTGGGGCTATCGGAGCGATAATCATTCTGTTCTTGCTCAATCTAATATTTAAAAAACGGTAA
- a CDS encoding Crp/Fnr family transcriptional regulator yields MSQKKTINESIHKTISLEKGDFFLQYGKPCIEIGMLIKGVMRGFVYDNDGNEITTHFYQEGDMIIGSYIPNTNVVMSVEALEKCEISVANYSEVMSWVNKDKNITEIVTNEFQKLNKQLQSRLVSLLNLNSVEKYTLFLKEYPSLINRIPHYYIANYLGITPTQLSRARKQFIDKCK; encoded by the coding sequence ATGTCTCAAAAGAAAACAATCAACGAGTCGATACACAAGACGATATCATTAGAAAAAGGTGATTTTTTTCTTCAATATGGCAAACCTTGTATAGAAATTGGTATGTTGATTAAAGGCGTAATGAGAGGATTTGTGTATGATAACGACGGCAATGAAATCACTACTCATTTTTATCAAGAAGGAGATATGATTATTGGTAGTTATATTCCCAATACAAATGTAGTCATGTCTGTTGAAGCTTTAGAGAAATGCGAAATTTCTGTAGCAAATTACTCAGAAGTGATGTCTTGGGTTAATAAAGACAAAAATATTACCGAAATAGTGACAAACGAGTTTCAAAAACTTAATAAACAGTTACAATCAAGATTAGTGTCTTTGTTAAATTTGAACTCTGTAGAAAAGTATACACTCTTTTTAAAAGAATATCCCAGTTTGATCAATCGAATTCCACATTATTACATTGCAAACTATTTAGGCATTACACCAACACAGTTAAGTAGAGCACGAAAACAATTTATCGACAAATGTAAATGA
- a CDS encoding TolB family protein, with the protein MRLLINCFFWCLLTPLICSSQKIDDRLKYLEQKPPSLTPEIFAPGLISKNTESEFGSVFNTKATQFFYGVDINGRTEIRYSELIENKWSKPRTILSHDKYGFNDPFLSPDENRLYFISERTLDGMGAKQDHDIWYVEKKGNEWSEPINAGPNINSNRNEYYISFTATGTMYFSSNKITAEKMQSDFDIYASKSINGEFQKAITLGDSINTSNYEADVFVDPKETYIIFCARRPEGLGRGDLYISFKNTDGTWTKSINMGEKINTKNHELCPFVSKDGKYFFYTSNQDIYWVSTKIIDELRKSK; encoded by the coding sequence ATGCGTTTACTAATTAATTGTTTTTTCTGGTGTTTATTAACTCCGCTAATATGTAGTAGTCAGAAAATAGATGATCGCCTTAAGTATCTTGAACAAAAACCTCCATCTTTAACTCCGGAGATATTCGCACCAGGTCTTATCTCTAAAAATACTGAATCAGAATTTGGTTCAGTTTTCAATACCAAAGCAACACAATTTTTCTATGGGGTAGATATAAATGGAAGAACCGAAATAAGATATTCAGAACTTATAGAAAACAAATGGAGCAAACCTAGAACTATTTTATCCCATGATAAGTACGGGTTTAATGATCCATTTCTTTCTCCAGATGAAAACAGATTATATTTTATCTCAGAAAGAACATTAGATGGTATGGGAGCCAAACAAGATCACGATATATGGTATGTAGAAAAAAAAGGTAACGAGTGGTCAGAACCTATAAATGCCGGACCCAATATCAACTCTAATAGAAATGAATATTATATTTCGTTTACAGCAACCGGAACGATGTATTTTTCATCCAACAAAATAACTGCAGAGAAAATGCAAAGCGACTTTGATATATATGCCTCTAAAAGTATTAACGGAGAATTTCAGAAAGCGATTACACTGGGAGATTCGATTAATACCTCAAATTACGAAGCCGATGTTTTTGTTGACCCAAAAGAAACGTACATTATTTTTTGTGCAAGACGACCAGAAGGACTAGGTAGAGGTGATCTTTATATTAGTTTTAAGAATACCGATGGAACGTGGACAAAATCTATCAATATGGGAGAAAAAATAAATACAAAAAACCATGAACTTTGTCCTTTTGTATCAAAAGATGGTAAATATTTCTTCTATACAAGTAATCAAGATATTTACTGGGTAAGTACTAAAATTATCGATGAATTAAGAAAAAGCAAGTAA
- a CDS encoding serine hydrolase, translating to MNLFRSKSFVLLSIVVVSILFFTACVTDRKSDAPKTQEKTTLNQLLEEKINLHYPADGAGAVVLIRKGGKTLLKKAFGNINIEHRVATQTDMKFRIASITKQFTAVCILILEEQGKLSLDSDIKEYIPEYKQSHDHSITIRQLLGHTAGIPEYTEVKPSYDHHGTDRITMDTIVNVINTVSLDFKPGTDWKYSNSGYVLLGKIVENVSKQEFRAYVQEHIFDALNMKKSSFYDFYEIVPQLSKGYEVAEEELHKIVHAKAVKPGTLADGGIISTIDDMTIWYDALKNNTLISEKQKQIAFTSQSLKDGRKTKYGLGWWATTLGKYTTVEHGGNVHGTECYSLWILEEDLQIIVLSNLNRSHPAGLAVQLASDVLGISSNLEQVKPFDESVLKKFTGAYTHEDGTIRNITLENGQLNSQRDQGRKFVIVPISEHRFIFKSDPDWWIDFTINEEEKIESLAVGSRTTLVSNGKRSKE from the coding sequence ATGAACTTGTTTCGATCAAAAAGTTTTGTGCTCCTTAGTATTGTAGTAGTATCAATTTTATTTTTTACAGCATGTGTAACCGATAGAAAATCCGATGCTCCCAAAACACAAGAAAAAACTACATTAAACCAGTTATTAGAGGAGAAAATTAATCTTCATTATCCGGCCGATGGAGCAGGAGCAGTGGTTTTAATTCGTAAAGGCGGAAAAACATTGCTCAAAAAAGCATTCGGAAACATAAATATAGAACACCGGGTAGCGACCCAAACCGATATGAAATTCCGTATCGCCTCTATTACAAAACAATTTACTGCTGTTTGTATTTTGATATTAGAAGAACAAGGAAAACTATCTCTTGATAGTGATATTAAAGAGTATATTCCCGAATATAAGCAATCACATGATCATAGCATTACAATTCGACAATTATTAGGGCATACTGCAGGAATTCCTGAATACACAGAAGTGAAACCTTCTTATGATCATCATGGTACAGATCGGATAACTATGGACACTATTGTAAATGTAATCAATACTGTTTCACTTGATTTTAAACCGGGAACCGACTGGAAATATTCGAACTCTGGGTATGTTTTATTAGGCAAGATTGTTGAAAATGTTTCCAAACAGGAGTTTAGAGCATATGTTCAAGAGCATATTTTTGATGCGTTAAACATGAAAAAATCAAGTTTCTATGATTTTTATGAAATCGTTCCGCAATTATCTAAAGGATACGAAGTAGCCGAGGAAGAACTTCATAAAATTGTTCATGCAAAAGCTGTAAAACCAGGAACACTTGCAGATGGTGGCATCATTTCTACTATCGATGATATGACTATTTGGTACGACGCTTTAAAAAACAATACATTAATTAGCGAGAAACAAAAACAGATCGCATTCACTTCTCAAAGCCTGAAAGATGGTAGAAAAACTAAATATGGGTTAGGTTGGTGGGCCACAACTTTGGGTAAGTATACCACAGTAGAGCATGGAGGAAATGTACATGGTACCGAATGTTACTCATTATGGATTCTTGAAGAGGACTTACAGATTATCGTGTTATCAAACCTAAATAGAAGTCATCCGGCAGGGCTTGCTGTACAGTTAGCTTCAGATGTTTTAGGGATTTCATCTAATCTAGAACAGGTTAAACCCTTTGATGAAAGTGTGTTAAAGAAATTTACGGGAGCCTATACTCACGAAGATGGAACCATTCGTAATATCACATTAGAAAACGGACAGCTTAATTCGCAGCGAGACCAGGGAAGAAAGTTTGTAATTGTACCGATTAGCGAACACAGATTTATTTTTAAATCTGATCCCGATTGGTGGATTGACTTTACCATAAATGAAGAAGAAAAAATAGAGAGCCTTGCCGTTGGATCCAGAACGACTTTAGTATCAAATGGGAAACGAAGTAAGGAGTAA